Proteins from one Blattabacterium cuenoti genomic window:
- the mutS gene encoding DNA mismatch repair protein MutS — protein sequence MNKNDKFYYKKKEETPLIRQYNNIKTKYPDTILLFQVGDFYEIFGEDAIKCSKILNIVLTKRSNTHLAGFPYHSLNNYLPKLIHSGLRVAICDQLEEPIKGNKNIVKRGVVELVTPGTVINDNILQKKSNNFLASIHVGINNLGLSFLDISTGEFFITEDKKNNVLQYLKFFNPSEILFQRKEKKFFDKFLKNKYYTFLMEDWIFNYEFAYEKLISHFKTNSLKGFGIDNLKLGIISSGVILSYLDNTQHFNIKHVSNIQRIKKEEHMWIDDFTFQNLEIFHSLNKEGIPLINILDKTMTSMGSRLLKNWILFPLINIFHIKKRYQIVQELYSNNIIRNFIKKKLKDIYDIERIISKMVIGKISPREIYTLHKSLISIHEIKKKFLSQESKILIELANSFQDCNIISHKIMNTIQHENLPHQIEKGKGNVIIKGFSKELDEIRTLYFSQKKYLEKLCKIEQINTGIKNLKIGYNNIFGYFFEVKNSKKHKVPSHWIQKQTLINSIRYITEKLKNYELQILNAEQKIFFLEKKIFSNLIDQILKYLKHLQKNAKNIAKLDVLCSFSKIALENNYIKPKIDQSSKICIIKGRHPVIERQFISKISYIPNDIILNKSDQQIMIITGPNMSGKSAILRQTAIIILMAHIGSFVPAQYAKIGLIDKIFSRVGATDNISLGESTFMVEMNETASILNNISNRSFIILDEIGRGTSTYDGISIAKSIIEFLHKNSLRPLTLFATHYHELNEMSSLFKRIKNYHISVKKIDDNIIFMRKLMIGGSDHSFGIHVAKISGMPIQIIDRAKEILKILKMKKNKN from the coding sequence ATGAATAAAAACGATAAATTTTATTATAAAAAAAAAGAAGAAACTCCATTAATTAGGCAATATAATAATATAAAAACTAAATATCCAGATACAATTTTATTATTTCAAGTTGGAGATTTTTATGAAATATTTGGAGAAGATGCTATTAAATGTTCTAAAATATTAAATATTGTTTTAACTAAAAGATCTAATACTCATTTAGCAGGATTTCCTTATCATTCTTTAAATAATTATTTACCAAAATTAATTCATTCAGGATTACGTGTAGCAATTTGCGATCAATTAGAAGAACCTATAAAAGGAAATAAAAATATTGTTAAAAGAGGAGTTGTTGAATTAGTAACTCCAGGAACAGTTATCAATGATAATATTTTACAAAAAAAATCAAATAATTTTTTAGCATCTATTCATGTAGGAATAAATAATTTAGGATTAAGTTTTTTAGATATTTCTACAGGAGAATTTTTTATAACAGAAGATAAAAAAAATAATGTATTACAATATTTAAAATTTTTTAATCCTAGTGAAATTCTTTTTCAAAGAAAAGAAAAAAAATTTTTTGATAAATTTTTAAAAAATAAATATTATACCTTTTTAATGGAAGATTGGATCTTTAATTATGAATTTGCATATGAAAAACTGATATCACATTTTAAAACAAATTCTTTAAAAGGATTTGGAATTGATAATTTAAAATTAGGAATTATTTCTTCTGGAGTAATATTATCCTATTTGGATAATACACAACATTTTAATATTAAACATGTTTCTAATATTCAAAGAATAAAAAAAGAAGAACATATGTGGATTGATGATTTTACTTTTCAAAATTTAGAAATATTTCATTCTTTGAATAAAGAAGGAATTCCTTTAATAAATATTTTAGATAAAACAATGACTTCTATGGGAAGTCGATTATTAAAAAATTGGATTCTTTTTCCTTTAATAAATATTTTTCATATAAAAAAACGTTATCAAATAGTACAAGAATTATATTCTAATAATATTATACGAAATTTTATAAAAAAAAAACTTAAAGATATTTATGATATAGAAAGAATAATTTCAAAAATGGTTATTGGAAAAATATCTCCTCGTGAAATATACACATTACACAAATCTTTAATTTCTATTCATGAAATAAAAAAAAAATTTTTATCTCAAGAATCTAAAATTCTTATAGAATTAGCAAATTCTTTTCAAGATTGTAATATTATATCTCATAAAATTATGAATACAATACAACATGAAAATCTTCCACATCAAATTGAAAAAGGAAAAGGAAATGTAATTATAAAAGGATTTTCTAAAGAATTAGATGAAATTAGAACATTATATTTTTCACAAAAAAAATATCTAGAAAAACTTTGTAAAATAGAACAAATAAATACAGGAATTAAAAACTTAAAAATTGGATATAATAATATTTTTGGGTACTTTTTTGAAGTAAAAAATTCAAAAAAACATAAAGTTCCATCTCATTGGATTCAAAAACAAACATTAATTAATTCTATTAGATATATAACAGAAAAATTAAAAAATTATGAATTACAAATTTTAAATGCTGAACAAAAAATATTTTTTTTAGAAAAAAAAATATTTTCTAATTTAATAGATCAAATATTGAAATACTTAAAACATTTACAAAAAAATGCAAAAAATATTGCAAAATTAGATGTATTATGTTCTTTTTCTAAAATAGCATTAGAAAATAATTATATTAAACCAAAAATAGATCAATCTTCAAAAATATGTATTATAAAAGGAAGACATCCAGTTATTGAAAGACAATTCATATCAAAAATATCTTACATACCAAATGATATTATTTTAAATAAATCAGATCAACAAATTATGATCATTACAGGTCCTAATATGTCTGGAAAATCTGCTATTTTACGTCAAACAGCCATTATCATACTAATGGCTCATATTGGAAGTTTTGTTCCAGCTCAATATGCAAAAATAGGATTAATAGATAAAATATTTAGTAGAGTAGGAGCTACAGATAATATTTCTTTAGGAGAATCTACTTTTATGGTAGAAATGAACGAAACAGCAAGCATATTAAATAATATTTCCAATAGAAGTTTTATTATTTTAGATGAAATAGGAAGAGGAACAAGTACCTATGATGGAATTTCAATAGCTAAATCGATTATTGAATTTTTACATAAAAATAGTTTACGCCCTCTAACTTTATTTGCTACTCACTATCATGAATTAAATGAAATGAGTTCTCTTTTTAAAAGAATTAAAAATTATCATATTTCTGTAAAAAAAATTGATGATAATATTATTTTTATGCGAAAATTAATGATTGGAGGAAGTGATCATAGTTTTGGAATTCATGTAGCAAAAATATCGGGAATGCCAATTCAAATTATAGATAGAGCAAAAGAAATATTAAAAATATTAAAAATGAAAAAAAATAAAAATTGA
- the guaB gene encoding IMP dehydrogenase has product MFLNKKILKEALTFDDVLLVPSYSSIIPSEVSLKTYLTPDISLNIPILSAAMDTVTEYALAISIAREGGIGIIHKNMSISNQSEEVYKVKRSESGMIDDPITLSRNSTLKHAQYLMKKYKISGLPVIEKDHSLVGIITRRDIKYRTDLDSLVEEVMTKENLIISKINNITLEKAKNILLKERIEKLPIVDTNNKLVGLITIRDIDNLIEYPDACKDSRGRLRVGAAVGIDKYTLKRVDSLVKVGVDIIAIDSAHGHSSRILQIIKLIRSSFPKISLLTGNVVTKEGAKDLIDAGSTVLKVGIGSGSICTTRVIAGVGMPQITAINDVYEYAKQRNVNVISDGGIRYSGDVVKAIAAGASSVMIGSLFAGTDESPGEEVIFQGKKFKTYVGMGSLIAMKRGSKDRYFQFNEKSVPEGIEAIVPYKGKMKDTIYQICGGLRSGMGYCGVSSITELIKKGKFVKITNSGLKENHPHSVNITKETPNYKL; this is encoded by the coding sequence ATGTTTTTAAATAAAAAAATTTTAAAAGAAGCTCTAACTTTTGATGATGTTTTGCTTGTTCCTTCTTACTCATCAATTATTCCATCAGAAGTTTCTCTTAAAACTTATCTAACTCCTGATATTTCTCTCAATATTCCTATATTAAGCGCAGCTATGGATACAGTTACTGAATATGCTTTAGCTATATCTATAGCTAGAGAAGGAGGAATAGGTATTATTCATAAAAATATGAGTATTAGTAATCAATCAGAAGAAGTTTATAAAGTAAAAAGAAGTGAAAGTGGAATGATTGATGATCCTATTACACTTTCTAGAAATTCTACACTAAAACATGCTCAATATCTTATGAAAAAATATAAAATATCTGGACTTCCAGTTATAGAAAAAGATCATTCATTAGTAGGAATTATTACCAGAAGAGATATAAAATATCGTACAGATTTAGATTCTTTAGTGGAAGAAGTAATGACAAAAGAAAATTTAATTATTTCAAAAATAAATAATATCACTCTAGAAAAAGCAAAAAATATTTTATTAAAAGAGAGAATAGAAAAACTACCTATTGTAGATACTAATAATAAATTAGTAGGATTAATCACCATTAGAGACATTGATAATTTAATTGAGTATCCTGATGCATGTAAAGATTCTAGAGGTCGTCTTCGTGTAGGTGCAGCTGTAGGTATAGATAAATATACTTTAAAAAGAGTAGATTCTTTAGTAAAAGTAGGTGTAGATATTATAGCTATAGATTCAGCTCATGGTCATTCATCTAGAATATTACAAATTATTAAATTAATACGTTCTTCTTTTCCTAAGATATCATTATTAACTGGTAATGTAGTAACAAAAGAAGGAGCTAAAGATTTAATAGATGCAGGTTCTACTGTTTTAAAAGTAGGAATAGGATCTGGTTCTATTTGTACAACAAGAGTAATAGCTGGAGTAGGAATGCCTCAAATAACAGCTATTAATGATGTATATGAATATGCTAAACAAAGAAATGTAAATGTTATATCAGATGGTGGAATTAGATATTCAGGAGATGTTGTCAAAGCTATTGCCGCAGGAGCTAGTTCTGTTATGATAGGTAGTTTATTTGCAGGTACAGATGAATCTCCGGGAGAAGAAGTTATTTTTCAAGGTAAAAAATTTAAAACTTATGTTGGAATGGGATCTTTAATTGCTATGAAAAGAGGAAGTAAAGATCGTTATTTTCAATTTAATGAAAAATCTGTTCCAGAAGGAATAGAAGCAATAGTTCCTTATAAAGGAAAAATGAAAGATACAATTTATCAAATTTGTGGAGGATTACGTTCTGGTATGGGATATTGTGGTGTTTCATCGATAACAGAACTTATAAAAAAGGGAAAATTTGTAAAAATAACTAATTCAGGATTAAAAGAAAATCATCCACATAGTGTAAATATAACAAAAGAAACTCCAAATTATAAATTATAA
- the rplS gene encoding 50S ribosomal protein L19: protein MLQNLIKYTEEKFISKNDFPLFHSGDTITVFFEIKEGEKKRIQSFKGVVIKKQGKGLTKTFTIRKISVGIGIERIFILNQPNIKKIEINKKGKVRRAKIYYFRFLKGKKARIKS from the coding sequence ATGTTACAAAATTTGATTAAATACACGGAAGAAAAATTTATTTCTAAAAATGATTTTCCTTTATTTCATTCTGGAGATACCATTACTGTTTTTTTTGAAATTAAAGAAGGAGAAAAAAAAAGAATTCAATCATTTAAAGGAGTAGTTATAAAGAAACAAGGAAAAGGATTAACTAAAACATTTACTATTCGAAAAATAAGTGTTGGAATAGGAATAGAACGTATATTTATTTTGAATCAACCAAATATAAAAAAAATAGAAATTAATAAAAAAGGAAAAGTTCGTAGAGCGAAAATTTATTATTTTCGATTTCTTAAAGGTAAGAAAGCAAGAATTAAAAGTTGA
- the ileS gene encoding isoleucine--tRNA ligase, which translates to MSKIFREYKKLDLNKISIEISEYWKKHKIFQKNFNFSKNKKKSFFYILYEGPPSLNGKPGIHHILSRTIKDIFCRFNTLKGKKVFRKAGWDTHGLPIELNVEKEIGITKNDIGKKISIHKYNQLCKNFVKKSLKEWLLFTEKIGYWIDMDNSFITYNTKYIESVWWLIKKLYCKNFIYKDFTIQPYSPAAGTGLSYHELNMPGTYKKVEQISPFLKFKAIKETLPKELKNILGDIYFLSWTTTPWTLPSNTALAIGSNIDYVLINTYNTYTFCQENIILSEKLIHKILLPNKFYPVFNNIELNISNIKKHKIPYFIEKKIKGKKLIYSRYEQLLPWVKPYDNEKNAFQIIEGDFVHINEGTGIVHIAPTFGIEDFIVAKKYKIPPMLVLNKEKIPVPLVDLQGKYLNILPNGFGGKYIKNDFNPNNLNKNKISIDQEIISFLKKEKKIFRTEKYIHSYPHCWRTGKPILYYPLNSWFIKTTKEKNKMIFLNQKIKWHPEFIGKKRFNSWLKNIKDWNFSRTRYWGTPLPIWRTEKGDEEIVIGSIKELFIEIQKSIQYGFMSKNIFKDFIINDMSDNNYNKIDLHKHILDDIILVSPKGIPMKREPDLVDVWFDSGVMPYAQFHYPFENKEYIDNNLLFPSDFISEGIDQIRGWFFTLHTISSMLFNSISYKNVISTGLVLDKNGHKMSKSKGNTINPFHLINDYSSDAIRWYIIFNSDPWDNIKFNIEGITNVINKFFGTLYNIYSFFVLYANIDGFIYKEKECYNYTKLDFWIISELNTLIKKTDNYYSNYNPTKVTRLISSFVLDKLSNWYIRLCRRRFWKEKYTENKISAYQILYKCLIVLAKLTSPIIPFFSDKLYLDLNSITNQEPYKSVHLTKFPNYDIKFINKELENSMFLIQKIITMIFSIRKKNGIKIRQPLQKVLILISDEEIRFQLKKLYKIILKESNIKKIEFSDSYKNLELVKYIKPNYKFLGSRFGNKTQIISKIIEKFSQEKIREIEKNKKCIISLQKKEIFLFLKEVKITTEYIKDWSILFDNELTIALDLRITDSLREEGFIRELIRNIQKLRKKRNYDVVEKIFLYIKTVKNIQLIIQKNKDFICKETLAYDILFSFKEMKKKEMEFYFIENFEEKLMLYIQIKKVENI; encoded by the coding sequence ATGTCAAAAATATTTAGAGAATATAAAAAATTGGATCTTAATAAGATAAGCATAGAAATATCTGAATATTGGAAAAAACATAAGATTTTTCAAAAAAATTTTAATTTTTCTAAAAATAAAAAAAAATCATTTTTTTATATTTTATATGAAGGACCTCCTTCTTTGAATGGAAAACCTGGAATTCATCATATATTATCTAGAACTATAAAAGATATTTTTTGCAGATTTAATACTTTAAAAGGAAAAAAAGTATTTAGAAAAGCAGGTTGGGATACTCATGGACTTCCTATTGAATTAAATGTTGAAAAAGAAATAGGTATTACTAAAAATGATATAGGAAAAAAAATTAGTATACATAAATATAATCAATTATGTAAAAATTTTGTAAAAAAATCATTAAAAGAATGGTTATTATTTACAGAAAAAATAGGTTATTGGATAGATATGGATAATTCATTTATAACTTATAATACAAAATATATAGAAAGTGTATGGTGGTTAATCAAAAAATTATATTGTAAAAATTTTATTTATAAAGATTTTACAATTCAACCTTATTCTCCAGCAGCAGGAACTGGATTAAGTTATCATGAGTTAAATATGCCTGGTACTTATAAAAAAGTAGAACAAATATCTCCTTTTTTAAAATTTAAAGCAATAAAAGAAACTCTTCCAAAAGAATTAAAAAATATTTTAGGAGATATTTATTTTTTATCATGGACTACCACACCTTGGACTTTACCTTCAAATACAGCATTAGCTATTGGATCTAATATAGATTATGTTTTGATCAATACTTATAATACTTATACTTTTTGTCAAGAAAATATTATTTTATCTGAAAAATTGATTCATAAAATATTATTACCAAATAAATTTTATCCTGTTTTTAATAATATTGAATTAAATATATCAAATATTAAAAAACATAAAATTCCTTATTTTATAGAAAAAAAAATTAAAGGTAAAAAATTAATCTATAGTAGATATGAACAATTATTACCTTGGGTGAAACCTTATGATAATGAAAAAAATGCATTTCAAATTATAGAAGGAGATTTTGTTCATATAAATGAAGGTACAGGAATTGTTCATATAGCTCCTACATTTGGAATAGAAGATTTTATAGTAGCTAAAAAATATAAAATTCCTCCAATGTTAGTTTTAAATAAAGAAAAAATTCCTGTTCCTTTAGTTGATTTACAGGGTAAATATTTAAATATTCTTCCAAATGGATTTGGAGGAAAATATATAAAAAATGATTTTAATCCAAATAATTTAAATAAAAATAAAATTTCAATAGATCAAGAAATTATTTCTTTTTTAAAAAAAGAAAAAAAAATATTTAGAACAGAAAAATATATTCATTCTTATCCACATTGTTGGAGAACAGGAAAACCAATACTTTATTATCCTTTGAATTCATGGTTTATTAAAACTACAAAAGAAAAAAATAAAATGATTTTTTTAAATCAAAAAATAAAATGGCATCCAGAATTTATAGGTAAAAAACGTTTTAATTCTTGGTTAAAAAATATAAAAGATTGGAATTTTTCAAGAACGAGATATTGGGGAACTCCTCTTCCTATTTGGAGAACAGAAAAAGGAGATGAAGAAATAGTTATTGGATCTATTAAAGAATTATTTATAGAAATTCAAAAATCAATTCAATATGGTTTTATGTCTAAAAATATTTTTAAAGATTTTATAATCAATGATATGAGTGATAATAATTATAATAAAATAGATTTACATAAACATATTTTAGATGATATTATTTTAGTATCTCCTAAAGGAATTCCTATGAAAAGAGAACCTGATTTAGTAGATGTATGGTTTGATTCTGGAGTTATGCCATATGCTCAATTTCATTATCCTTTTGAAAATAAAGAATATATAGATAATAATTTATTATTTCCTTCTGATTTTATTTCTGAAGGAATAGATCAAATAAGAGGATGGTTTTTTACTTTACATACAATTAGTAGTATGTTATTTAATTCTATATCGTATAAAAATGTTATATCAACAGGATTAGTTTTGGATAAAAATGGACATAAAATGTCTAAAAGTAAAGGAAATACTATTAATCCTTTTCATTTAATTAATGATTATAGTTCTGATGCAATACGTTGGTATATTATATTTAATTCTGATCCTTGGGATAATATAAAATTTAATATAGAAGGAATTACTAACGTAATTAATAAATTTTTTGGAACATTATATAATATTTATTCTTTTTTTGTTTTATATGCTAATATTGATGGATTTATTTATAAAGAAAAAGAATGTTACAATTATACAAAATTAGATTTTTGGATTATTTCTGAATTAAATACTTTGATTAAAAAAACAGATAATTATTATTCCAATTATAATCCAACAAAAGTTACACGTTTAATTTCATCTTTTGTTTTAGATAAATTGAGTAATTGGTATATAAGATTATGTAGAAGAAGATTTTGGAAAGAAAAATATACAGAAAATAAAATATCTGCATATCAAATACTTTATAAGTGTTTAATTGTTTTAGCAAAATTAACTTCTCCTATTATTCCATTTTTTTCAGATAAACTTTATTTAGATTTAAATTCTATTACTAATCAAGAACCTTATAAAAGTGTCCATTTAACGAAATTTCCAAATTATGATATAAAATTCATTAATAAAGAATTGGAAAATTCAATGTTTTTAATTCAAAAAATAATTACTATGATTTTTTCAATTCGAAAAAAAAATGGAATTAAAATTCGTCAACCCTTACAAAAGGTTCTTATTCTTATTTCTGATGAAGAAATACGTTTTCAATTAAAAAAATTATATAAAATTATTTTAAAAGAATCTAATATTAAAAAAATAGAATTTTCTGATTCTTATAAAAATTTAGAATTAGTTAAATATATTAAACCAAATTATAAATTTTTGGGTTCTAGATTTGGAAATAAAACTCAAATTATTTCTAAAATAATAGAAAAATTTAGTCAAGAAAAAATTAGAGAAATAGAAAAAAATAAAAAATGTATAATTTCTTTACAAAAAAAAGAAATTTTTCTTTTTTTAAAAGAAGTAAAAATAACGACTGAATATATTAAAGATTGGTCTATTTTATTTGATAATGAATTAACAATAGCATTAGATTTACGTATAACAGATTCTCTTCGAGAAGAAGGATTTATAAGAGAATTAATTAGAAATATTCAAAAATTGAGAAAAAAACGTAACTATGATGTAGTTGAAAAAATATTTTTATATATAAAAACTGTTAAAAACATACAATTAATTATACAAAAAAATAAAGATTTTATTTGTAAAGAAACTCTTGCCTATGATATACTTTTTTCTTTTAAAGAAATGAAAAAAAAAGAAATGGAATTTTATTTTATAGAAAATTTTGAAGAAAAATTAATGTTATATATACAAATTAAAAAAGTCGAAAATATATAA